In Brassica rapa cultivar Chiifu-401-42 chromosome A06, CAAS_Brap_v3.01, whole genome shotgun sequence, a single window of DNA contains:
- the LOC103871089 gene encoding GDSL esterase/lipase At1g54020 isoform X2 gives MRSNWNDDYILKSLFMISMGMEDYLNFTKSNPAADGSAQEAFVTSVSSRLKYNIEMLYSFGASKFVVYTLPPLGCLPIVRQDFNTGNDCYEKLNDLAKLHNAKIGPMLNDLATAKPGFQFTVFDFYNVILRRTQRNMNFRFSLTNVSCCGTGTHKAYGCGLPNVHSKLCEYQRSYLYFDGRHNSEKAQESFAHLLFGADPNVIQPMNIRELITYPVNTNMSEFWKEPVERNLSLVHDNVVSASESM, from the exons ATGAGATCAAACTGGAACGATGATTACATTCTGAAATCATTGTTTATGATATCCATGGGTATGGAAGATTACTTAAACTTTACCAAAAGCAATCCTGCTGCCGATGGCTCTGCTCAAGAAGCTTTTGTCACTTCAGTCAGTAGCagactaaaatacaatatcgaG ATGTTGTATTCATTCGGAGCTAGTAAGTTCGTTGTATATACGTTACCGCCACTAGGTTGTTTACCTATCGTGAGACAAGATTTTAACACTGGTAACGACTGTTACGAGAAACTCAACGATTTGGCTAAACTACACAACGCTAAAATCGGACCGATGCTGAATGACTTAGCGACAGCCAAACCGGGTTTCCAATTCACCGTCTTCGATTTCTACAATGTTATTCTTCGCAGGACACAAAGAAACATGAACTTCC GTTTCTCCCTTACCAATGTATCGTGTTGCGGTACTGGGACGCACAAGGCATATGGTTGCGGTTTACCCAACGTGCACTCGAAGCTGTGCGAGTATCAAAGGTCTTACCTTTACTTCGATGGACGTCACAACTCAGAGAAGGCACAAGAATCATTCGCTCATCTTCTCTTCGGAGCCGACCCAAACGTTATCCAACCCATGAACATTCGTGAACTTATTACCTATCCTGTTAATACAAATATGTCTGAGTTTTGGAAAGAACCAGTGGAGAGGAATTTATCGTTAGTCCACGACAATGTCGTCAGTGCCAGTGAATCTATGTAG
- the LOC103871089 gene encoding GDSL esterase/lipase At1g54020 isoform X1, whose translation MAPNFSLASVLGVLLVFTLFHNPIIVAGQHIPAVALFTFGDSNFDAGNRKFITSGTLPQNFWPYGKSRDDPNGKLSDGKIVPDFIAKFMGISHDLPPALKPGADASRGASFAVDSATILGTPKDSLNLNQQVRKFDQMRSNWNDDYILKSLFMISMGMEDYLNFTKSNPAADGSAQEAFVTSVSSRLKYNIEMLYSFGASKFVVYTLPPLGCLPIVRQDFNTGNDCYEKLNDLAKLHNAKIGPMLNDLATAKPGFQFTVFDFYNVILRRTQRNMNFRFSLTNVSCCGTGTHKAYGCGLPNVHSKLCEYQRSYLYFDGRHNSEKAQESFAHLLFGADPNVIQPMNIRELITYPVNTNMSEFWKEPVERNLSLVHDNVVSASESM comes from the exons ATGGCACCCAACTTCAGTTTAGCGAGTGTTCTAGGGGTACTTCTTGTATTCACACTGTTCCACAACCCTATCATCGTCGCCGGACAACATATTCCGGCGGTGGCATTGTTCACATTCGGAGATTCCAACTTCGACGCCGGAAATAGAAAGTTCATTACAAGTGGTACACTTCCTCAAAACTTCTGGCCTTACGGTAAATCCCGAGATGACCCCAACGGCAAGTTATCGGATGGCAAAATTGTGCCGGACTTTATTG CAAAATTTATGGGGATTTCACACGATTTACCGCCGGCGCTTAAACCTGGCGCCGATGCCTCACGAGGAGCTAGCTTTGCCGTAGACTCCGCTACTATACTTGGGACTCCCAAAGACTCT ttgaaTCTGAATCAACAAGTGAGGAAATTCGATCAGATGAGATCAAACTGGAACGATGATTACATTCTGAAATCATTGTTTATGATATCCATGGGTATGGAAGATTACTTAAACTTTACCAAAAGCAATCCTGCTGCCGATGGCTCTGCTCAAGAAGCTTTTGTCACTTCAGTCAGTAGCagactaaaatacaatatcgaG ATGTTGTATTCATTCGGAGCTAGTAAGTTCGTTGTATATACGTTACCGCCACTAGGTTGTTTACCTATCGTGAGACAAGATTTTAACACTGGTAACGACTGTTACGAGAAACTCAACGATTTGGCTAAACTACACAACGCTAAAATCGGACCGATGCTGAATGACTTAGCGACAGCCAAACCGGGTTTCCAATTCACCGTCTTCGATTTCTACAATGTTATTCTTCGCAGGACACAAAGAAACATGAACTTCC GTTTCTCCCTTACCAATGTATCGTGTTGCGGTACTGGGACGCACAAGGCATATGGTTGCGGTTTACCCAACGTGCACTCGAAGCTGTGCGAGTATCAAAGGTCTTACCTTTACTTCGATGGACGTCACAACTCAGAGAAGGCACAAGAATCATTCGCTCATCTTCTCTTCGGAGCCGACCCAAACGTTATCCAACCCATGAACATTCGTGAACTTATTACCTATCCTGTTAATACAAATATGTCTGAGTTTTGGAAAGAACCAGTGGAGAGGAATTTATCGTTAGTCCACGACAATGTCGTCAGTGCCAGTGAATCTATGTAG
- the LOC103871088 gene encoding inactive GDSL esterase/lipase-like protein 25: MANPKSHLFSLSFFSFLLLHFPTVSLAQTLFVFGDGLYDTGNKQIISSNRVDASFPPYGNTLGEATGRWSDGLIIPDYLAGFMNIPQIPPVLRSTSDFSHGANFAIADATVLGSPPETLTLSQQVMKFSENKNKWTIQARSEAIYLFYIGSNDYLNYAKNNPNPSADQKEAFVDRVITSIEAELKVIYGSGGRKFALQNLAPLGCLPAVKQASGNVQECVRLPSEMAALHNKKLLQLLGELSRELSGFQYSFYDFFSSIQNRVIKSKTYTFETGIAACCGTGSVNGSSCSTNNVCAHPEDYLFFDGKHLTQEGNLQAGHLMWGSDPVVIGPNNLRELLFLPLDSTFILADIQEAMAATRPRQIKIESIYDIKKMESEMETQWLYQVDKASSFLI, translated from the exons ATGGCGAATCCCAAATCTcacctcttctctctctccttcttctcatttcttcttcttcacttcccCACCGTTTCCTTAGCACAGACGCTCTTCGTCTTCGGCGATGGTCTTTACGACACCGGCAATAAACAGATTATCTCTTCGAATCGTGTCGACGCTAGCTTTCCTCCGTATGGAAACACTCTAGGAGAGGCTACGGGACGATGGTCCGATGGTCTTATCATTCCCGACTATCTag CTGGTTTCATGAATATTCCTCAAATCCCTCCGGTTCTTCGCAGCACGTCGGATTTCTCTCACGGAGCTAACTTTGCCATCGCGGATGCCACCGTTCTCGGCTCCCCTCCGGAGACG TTGACTCTGTCACAACAAGTGATGAAGTTCTCTGAAAACAAGAACAAATGGACAATTCAAGCACGTTCTGAAGCTATCTATTTGTTCTACATCGGCTCTAATGATTACTTGAACTATGCCAAGAACAATCCGAATCCCTCAGCTGATCAGAAAGAAGCTTTTGTGGATCGCGTCATTACTTCAATAGAAGCAGAACtaaag GTGATTTACGGGTCTGGAGGTAGAAAATTCGCGTTACAGAACTTAGCACCATTGGGTTGCTTACCGGCCGTGAAACAAGCAAGCGGTAATGTTCAGGAATGCGTGAGATTGCCTTCAGAAATGGCGGCATTGCATAACAAGAAGCTGTTGCAGCTCTTGGGTGAACTTTCACGAGAGCTCAGTGGTTTCCAGTACTCGTTTTACGACTTCTTCAGCTCCATCCAGAACAGAGTTATCAAGTCCAAGACTTACA CATTTGAGACGGGAATAGCTGCATGTTGTGGAACTGGCTCTGTCAATGGAAGCAGTTGCTCGACTAACAATGTATGCGCTCACCCTGAAGATTATCTCTTCTTCGACGGCAAGCATTTGACGCAAGAAGGGAACCTTCAGGCTGGACATTTGATGTGGGGATCAGATCCGGTAGTGATTGGACCTAACAATCTTAGGGAGCTTCTTTTCCTTCCTCTTGACAGTACATTCATCTTAGCCGATATACAGGAAGCTATGGCTGCCACTAGGCCGAGGCAGATCAAGATTGAGAGTATTTACGATATCAAGAAGATGGAATCGGAGATGGAGACTCAATGGCTTTATCAAGTTGATAAAGCTAGCTCATTTCTGATCTAA